A genome region from Cucurbita pepo subsp. pepo cultivar mu-cu-16 chromosome LG02, ASM280686v2, whole genome shotgun sequence includes the following:
- the LOC111787872 gene encoding EID1-like F-box protein 2, whose protein sequence is MILTKQYRCVHSASCLCTKGHLSEDAVFLVFQYLNWNPKLIATLSCACKWFDDLAKRVLWKEFCRTRAPKMMLDLQSSGSHSVDGNWRALGKLLIFCSGCKKGGLFNNIQIPGHFVYRTRFSRTSGKSFLMPQCRTDILYVSDPCEHLDQGEEGDIGFFRGIFKSFSMSKVRKMLIERGAELHPTEVCPYCKAKLWSMLQAKMIPPSASCRLGAYEDCIDYYVCLNGHMVGICTLLPLSDSEETSELE, encoded by the coding sequence ATGATTTTAACGAAGCAATACCGGTGTGTGCATTCAGCGAGCTGCCTGTGCACAAAGGGGCATCTCAGTGAGGATGCAGTATTTCTAGTATTCCAATATTTGAACTGGAATCCGAAGTTGATTGCCACTCTTTCCTGTGCATGCAAATGGTTTGACGATCTTGCCAAGCGAGTGCTATGGAAGGAGTTTTGCAGGACCAGAGCCCCAAAAATGATGCTAGATCTGCAATCTAGCGGGAGTCACAGTGTTGATGGGAACTGGAGGGCACTGGGGAAGCTGCTTATTTTCTGCTCGGGATGTAAGAAGGGCGGTCTCTTCAATAACATTCAAATTCCTGGTCATTTTGTTTATAGAACCCGATTTTCTAGGACATCGGGCAAGAGTTTTCTTATGCCACAATGCAGAACAGATATTTTATATGTATCTGATCCTTGTGAACATCTCGACCAAGGGGAAGAAGGAGATATCGGTTTCTTCCGGGGTATTTTTAAGTCATTTTCAATGTCAAAGGTTAGGAAAATGCTGATAGAAAGAGGAGCAGAGCTTCATCCAACTGAGGTGTGCCCTTATTGTAAGGCCAAGCTATGGAGCATGCTACAGGCTAAAATGATACCACCGAGTGCAAGCTGCAGATTGGGTGCTTATGAGGATTGCATCGACTACTATGTCTGCCTCAATGGACATATGGTCGGTATTTGCACTCTGTTACCCTTGTCAGATTCTGAAGAGACGTCGGAGTTGGAGTGA